DNA from Microvirga ossetica:
CGGGCGCCCGGCTCGTGGGAGCGGCCGAGGGTGGTCTTGAGGGCATCCTTGTTTTCCACCTCTCAGCCTGAGAATTTGCGGTATGTAGCCGCTGTTCAATTCTGCCCAACTACTTCCAGCCCTCGAAGGGCTGCATAGGGTCGAGGCTGTGTCAAAACTCGAACAAGTCCCACTTCGACGAAGTATTTGTACAACTTCGCCCCCGTGTACCGGAGACTTCACTGTCTATCGAGGCTTGCAAGAAATTAAATTGCTCTACGGACCGACCCGTTCGCGTTTTGACACACTCTCGGTCAGGAAAGGATGAATCCGGTCCGTCCGGAACGTCCGGTCCTCCCGCCTGATGCGGACATTCGGTCTCTACTTCGCTCATGTGCCAACGGGATACCTTCCAAGCTCAAACCATCGATCACGCTGACCTTTCAAAGGCTCACGGGTAAATGGATAGAAATTCTTGGAGACGTCTTTATCATAGGCCCCTATCCTGACTGCTGAGGCACCTGCAGCTCGGTACGCCGACCGGTCTTCAATGCCTCCAAAGTCTTCTCAGCAATGTAGCTCGCCATATAGCCGTCCCAAGACGACGATGCGTTGTCGTCGAGGGAACCGGCATGAATAGCATTGACCCACGCCTGATCCTGCAGGCGATACGCATCCGCGAAACGGGGTATCCAGTTCGCTGGGAAGGCTGCCCTATCAGATCCCTCGTAGAGGACGGACGTCAGGGCGGGTTGGCCCATGCGGGCCCCTCCCCGTTCGCACACCGCTTCTGCATGGACGTGGTAGCCGTAGCCCGCATTCAAGAAGACTTCTGTCGAGACAATCGCGCCATTCTCGGCCTCCAATGTAATCAGGAGCGGGTCGGCAGCAGCCTCGGACCGGTCGCTGGTGAACGCCACAACAGTTACAGCCTTGAACTCCGTGCCGAGCAACCAGCGGCTGATGTCGATTTCATGCACGAATGAATTTGTGACCGCCATGTCTGCGGTAAACCAGTCCGGCGCGGCCCGATTGCGATGCTGATTGTGAAGGATGCGGATCTTGCCAAGGGCTCCCGCCTGCAGAGTAGCTTTTAGTTCTCTGTAGGTCGGGTCATACCGACGCATATAGCCGGTGTGAACGAGCTTCCGACCAGCAGCGCGCTCAGCATCGACGATGCGAAGACAATCTTCGGACGTTGCAGCGAGGGGCTTTTCGCAAAGGACGTGCTTTCCAGCATGGATAGCCGCGAGAACAAAATCGCCGTGCGTATGATCAGGCGAGGCAATGATGACAGCCTGAATGTCTGAACTGTCGATCAACTTAAGTGGATCAGTCTCAACCAGTGCGTCGCCTGCGGCTTCCCTGGCCCGAGCTGGATCGGCATCTGCCACGGCCACGAGATGTGCCCCGGATACATGGCTGCGGATAAGGCGGGCGTGATCCGAACCCATCACGCCAGCACCAATGACTCCAACCCCAATACTCATAGCATGTCCTTCCACATACAGTTTGCTGGCCAGTGCCTATGGTTCAGGTCCAATGCCGACTTTCGTCAACTGACCCTTCCTGAAACGGTCAAACCGGCCTTCATATTGGATGCATAGCGGCACGATATCCTGTGCTGACCTCAAGACGCCGAGACGCCGCCCTGTTCATAAAACGAGCCTTCGTTCCACCGGCGGAAATGCGCGAACCGCGCTTTGTACCACTTGTGAGAGGCTCGGCGGTGACTCAATCCGCTGTGACTGTCCTGTTCGAGCCGCAGCCTCGATCGCCAGAAGAGCTCGAACGTCTGCCAACCCTTCTTGACCATCCGCTTCAGGCGGTTTGTCCTGAAGAATGCAATCAGAGAAGTATGCGACTTGGCCACTGAAGTGATCAACCTGCGGAAAGGATCTCTCCGTAACCTGGCCGTCCCTGGTCAGCCTCATCCGCGTCGCAGTTTCGAATTTGAAACCCGGCGACATTTCGAGTTCCCCTTTTGAGCCGATGACGCGGTACATATCGAGAGGGGCCGCACCGAAACTTGCAACGAACGTGGCGATCCGGTCTCCGGGGAATCTGAGCGTGGCACAGATCGTCTCTTCCACCTCGGCGAACCGCAGATCCTTGTCGCCGTGCCCTCCGATAGCGACCGCCTCACAAGGTTCGCTGTTGAAGACATGGCGGGCAGCATTGAGGCAATAGACGCCAATGTCCTGCAATGGGCCTCCCCAATGTTCGCCTTTCAAGCGGTGGTTCGACTCGGCTGATTGGAAGCTGAACACGGAGATGAACACCCGTGGGTCGCCGATGTCACCACGGCGGATCGCCTCCAAGGCTTCAACAGTCCCCGGTTCGTAATGAAGGCGGTATGCGGTCATCAATTTGGCCCCCGACCGATCGGCAGCGGCGATCATGGCCTCGCACTCCGCGACTGACGTCGCCAAGGGCTTTTCGACCAAGACGTGTACGCCTGCATTAGCAGCTCTGATCGCGTAGTCAGCATGCATCGAGTTTGGGAGCGCAATATAGACAGCGTCCACTACCCCTGTGCCGAGCATCTCCTCGTACTGATCGTAGCCAAAGACATGCTCTATGCCATAAAAGTCAGCCAGCTTGAGTGCATTGGCCCTGCTTCCGGTCACAATAGCCGTTATGACCGAGTTTCCGGTTTGGTCGACACTGGGCATGAAGGCCTCTTGTGAGATCCAACCTGCCCCAACGACGGCATAACGAACCTTTTTCAATGCTCCCTCCCTATAGGGCAATACAGGTGGCGTGTGCTTTGATTGAGGCCGAGATTGCCTCGGCGTCGAGGGCAATCGGATGCCGACGCCGATCTCCCGATGATGAGCCGCTCGCCCCTAAGGGCACAACTTGCTTGACCATTGAGGTCCATTGCCTTTGGACAATGCAATAATTATTGCAGCCACTGCCAAATCGTCAACTTTTATTCCAGATATGGAGAGTGGCGAGGATCACCCTTGCCACCCGTCTCAGACCGTCAAATTCAGTTTCTTCCACTATCAAAGTCCCAGCAGTGCAGGCACGCTGACTCCTTGGGAACTGACGTGGATTGCTGGCAGTACTAAGTCTGGCTTCGGTTTGGCGTCAACGACGCGCCGGCTTTCGATCCCGGATCTCACATTCCCTAAAAAGCCGGTGCCGATTCGCGTGCGGTTCCCATCAACACCGTGCGTCGTCAGTGAGTATCGGTTAGGACCAGCCTCCATCCACGACATACTGCTGATTGGTGCAAGCCGACGCCTCGTCGGACGCGAGAAAGACGGTGAACCGCGCAATCTCGTCAGGCACGAGCTTCCGCTTCAGGCACTGACGCTGCATCAGTTCTCGTTCCGCCTCCGGGGTGAGCCACTTCTCCAGTTGGCGCTGAGTCATGATCCAACCGGGCGCGATCGCATTGACGCGAATATTGTACAGGCCATAGTCGCGTGCGAGAGAGCGGGTCAGCCCGAGAATGGCAGACTTTGCCGCCGTGTAGGCCGCCATGCCTCCTTGACCGATCATCCACGAAAATGATCCGAAGTTGATGATCACGCCAGCACTCGCGGCTTGCATGTCAGGCAGCACCGCTTGCGCAGCAAAGAACTGGTGCTTAAGGTTTACCGCAAAGCGGTCGTCCCAGTATTCCGATGTGACATCCGGTGTCGGATGCCGCTCATCATGAGCGGCGTTGTTGATGAGAATCTCGACTGGCCCGAGGCTTTCCCGGACCCGGGCAACGGCAGACTGTAAGGCGCTGATATCAGTGAGATCCGCGTGTTCAAACCGTACGCTAAGACCGCGTTCTGATAATTCGCCGGCAAGCTTCACGGATGGTTCGGTCGCGATATCAATGAACGCGACCTTGCATCCTTGGTCGGCAAAGCGTCGAACGATCGCTTCACCGATGCCTGATCCTCCACCGGTGACCAGCACAACCTTGTTCTTCAGATCACTGTAGGTTGCGACCATATCGTTATTCCTTCCGGACCAATTCCTGTGATCAATCTATAGTCTGCGTGAATGGTATGGCATTGTTACGGACGAACCCGACACCGTCACCCGAGCTTTGCTGATCAAACTCAGCGGATAGGTTGCTATGTCAGAATCCCTCATCAACAACCCGTTCATCGATCTGTTGGGTGTTCAGCATGAACACTGGGAAGACGGTTATATTCGCACCCGCCTTGACCTCCGTCCGGATCATCAAAATCGTTCAGGTGTGGTCCATGGCGGCATTCTGACAACGCTTCTCGATCACGTTGGCAGCTTTTCTGGGTTGTACTGTACCACCCCCGCTCACGCACGCTTTTGCGTCACTCTCTCCCTCACATGCAACTTCGTAGGTCAATCGAGAAGTGGAAGTATCGTGGCTACAGGCCGGCGAACGGCCGGAGGGCGTAACATCTACTTTGCCCAATCCGAGATCCTCGACCTCAACGGCTCAGTGCTTGCGACAGGCACAAGCGTTCATCGCTACCGCAAGGGAAGCGAGAATCCTCAAGGTGTCCCGGTCAACCTCTCAGATCTCCACCCCTCTTCGTGAACCGGGCATGGTGTGCTCCGGGCTGGCCGAACACCATTCCGGAGCTAGGTGAAAGGGCATGCTCTCCTCTGGATCGCATGCCCCTGTTCCCCTTAATGGACTTGGCCGCGAGCCTAGCTCTACTCGTCTAGGTGCCCGATCCCACGCAGCTTGTCGCATTCTGCGGAGTGCAGACATCCAAACCGGTATAGGTTGGATCCTTAGGAGCGGGCTTTCCGTCCTTCATGTCCTTTAGGAACATCATAGACTTGTAGCCCATCTCGAAGGGACGCTGTCCCACCTGCCCCTTGGACAGGCCGGCTTTGAGAAGGTCCATCTGGGCCGGCAAGGTATCAGCGACGACAAGAGCTAAAGAACCGTCATCGATACGGGCCTTATACTTCTCCGCAACCTTCCGGTAAGCCTGTGGGATGAACTGTGGGAAGCCGCCGGTTGGAATGAACGCATCCAGCTTCGGGTTCTTCCCGAGTGTATCCTCCATCTGTTGCACGGCGAGCGGGAAATCGTCGTTGGTGTACAGTGGACAGCCGGCTACCTCCGTCCAGCCGTTCTGACCGGTCAGCTTTGTTCCAGGAGCCGCCGTTGACTTCGCACCGGAGAGAGTATCGCGAATACCCTGCATCCGCTCGTTGTGGTTTGCGGCGGCGGCTCCCCCCGATTGGATGCACAAAGTCCCACCCTTTGGCTTGATCTGCTGTGCGAGCTTGGCAAGATTGACGCCAATGTCATAGTTGTAGGTTCCGACATAGGCGGCGCGAAGGCCTTTATCCTTCTCCAGAAGATCAGAGTCCCAGGTGAGGACTGGGATGCCGGCCTTCTTTGCGCCTTCAAGCGCCTTGCCGACAGCGGCGGCGTTGGCCGGCGAAACGGCGATGCCATCAACCTTTTTGGCGATCAGGTCATTGATCACCTGGACCTGCTCTTCGCCACCTCCGTGCTCACCGGGTCCGATATACAGGCACTCAATCGCACCGTTGAGCTCCTTCTCCGCCTTCTTGCAACCATCCCGCGCTTGATCGAAGAACGGGTTATTCATGTTCTTGGGAACCAGAGCGAGTGTATATTTCTTGCCCTGGGCTTGGGCGCCGGCTGCAGTCGCAAGCAAGGCTACCGCGGCGACACTGTAAGCTAGAACTTTCATTGGGCTTCCTCCTTGTGATGTCCGGCTTCCCTCAAGCCGAACGCTTGCCGCGGATCCGCTGCAGCAGAACCGCTAACACGATGAACAGGCCGACAAAGGCGCCCTGCCAGTTTGCATCGACGCCGGCCATGAGCAGCGAGTTTCGGATGACTTCGATCAAGGCAGCGCCGATGACAGCCCCATAAGCACTGCCGTGCCCTCCCATCAGATCGGCGCCTCCGATGACGGTTGAGGCGATTACCCGCAGCTCGTAGCCTTGGCCGAGAGCATTGATGGCGGATCCTTGCCAGCCGACGATGAGCACAGATGCCAGAGCCGCCGTGAGGCCTGAAACGATGTACGCCTGGAGTTTGATACGACGGGTGGGCACGCCTGTGAGGCGGGCGGCATTCTCGTTGCTGCCGATGGCGTACAAGTAGTTGCCCCAGCTCGTGAAGTTCAGGATGAATCCAAAGATCAGGGCGAGGATCATCAGCACCCAAACTGGATTGGCCACGCCCAGGATCGCTCCGCCGCCAATCGCAATGAACGTATCGCCATAAGGACCGAACTCGTAGATCATCTTGTTCTCAGACAAAACGATCGCCAGCGAGCGGGCGATCGACAACATGCCGAGGGTCACAACGAACGCCGGAAGCCCGACATAGGCCACCAGGACGCCGTTCACGGCCCCTGCAAGAGCACCTGCTGCCAGTCCGGCGAGGACCGCAATTCCCCAATGCCCTTCAGCCTGGAGCACAAGACCGCAAATGACGCCGACAAGTCCCATGATCGAGCCGACCGACAGGTCAATGCCGCCGGTGAGAATAACGGCGGTCATTCCGATGGCCATGATGCCCACGAAGGCAAAGTTGCGCGTGATGTTGTAAAAGTTATCGGCGGAGGCAAAAGCGTCGGGCTGATCCCAAGTCATCACGGCACACATGACGACCAGGGCGACCGTGACCCAGAACGGCTGGCTTGCGAAGAGCTTGTGCGAGAGGCTGCGCTCCTTGAGCCCAGTGATGTCCTCTATCTCGACGCTGCTCGGTGTGGTCGGGAGTTGGGTTGTTGACATGGAACGCTCCTATGCAACCGTCAGGCAACGTGGATCGCACCGGTGATGAGTCCGGTCACTTCTTCGGGCGAACTAGAGGTAATGGCTTTGTCAGCGACCTTTCGACCGCGGCGCATCACAACGACGCGGTCGCAAACCGCGAATACGTCCGGCATACGGTGGCTGATCAGCACGACAGCAATGCCTCGGTCCTTGAGGCGGTGAATGAGATCCAGCACCTCGGCCACCTGACGCACGCTGATCGCGGCTGTCGGCTCATCCATGAGAACGAGTTTGGCGTCAGCAAGCCGGGTCCGGGCGATCGCGACGGCTTGCCGCTGACCACCGGACATTTGCTTCACGAGATCACGGGGACGGGTCTCCGACTTGAGTTCCTTGAACAATTCAGCAGCCTTGGCGTACATGGCTGGGTAATCCAGGATCTTGAGCGGACCGATCTGGCGCTTGAGCTCGCGGCCAAGAAAAACGTTCGCCGCTGCCGTGAGATTGTCGCACAAGGCAAGGTCTTGATAGACAACTTCGACCCCAGCCACCCGGGCGTCAACGGGCTTGTGAAAGTGCTGCACCTGGCCGTTGATGCGGATCTCCCCCTCTGAGGGACGGAAGTTGCCCGCAATTACTCTGACGAGCGTGGATTTGCCGGCGCCGTTGTCTCCCATCAGGCCAACGGCCTCACCGGGCTCAATCGTTAGATCGACACCCTTAAGGGCCTCGATTGCACCGAAGTGTTTAGCAATTCCATTGAGTTCCAAGAGTGGCATTGACGGCTCTCTCCTTTGTCTAGGCCATGCCTTTGGCAGCCACGCACCAGTCACGTTGGACGCGCCGGGCTCCCTTGCGGTGTGATGCGCCGTCCGGTGCTGATGGATAAGGAGTGTTTGCGAAACGGCGCACTGCTCCACGGCATGGACCTTCTCCCGATTTTCTTATGTCCTCGGCACCGATGATGATCTTCTGCCCAACTGGCTCATGGCACTCTCCGCTGGGCCGCGAGGATGCCGAAGGCTCATCACCAAGCCGGCCCTTCCAGGTGGCCGGAACACTATTGAGATTCAGGTGAGACGCGCCCCAAGCGTGGCCGATACGGAAGCAGCGGCGGCGTGGCCAGCCGAGCCTCTGGTCGCTGACGACCGGACGCCAAAGGCTGCCGGTGCTCAAAGTGGTAAGGGAACTGTTGCGTCGTATGCACCATCCATTCCTCCCATTGCAGCCGATTTTTGTGGCCTATTCGCAAAATCCTACAAGTTTATTTGCGCTATGTCAAACACTGCAACGAATATTGCGAAAGTGATTTTTGGCAATACCGCTTGTCTCGTCGCACGCAGGGAATGGGCGGAACTGGTATCCTCCTATATGCCGTGGATGTTCGCTGTAGATGCCCAAACCGGGACGTGGAGCCCGTGGGTAGTAACGACGGGGGTTATCAAACAGCGACCGACGAGGGAGTACATCTCAAGACGCAAAAATGAAGGCGAGGACTTGCCCTCGCCTTCATCGCTTGTCTGCACGGAGGCTGAGTTGTTGCTAGTACGGCGACTCGGGGAAGTAGTACTGCTCGGCATTCTCTTTGGTGATCAGCGGGCTTCCCAGAACCCACCGGCCGCTGACGGGAGCGCCGGTGGCAAACTTCATGGCGGTTGCTCCGATAGCGGGAATGATCAAGGTCGGCGGGTAAAAGATGTCCGCGTCGATCAGCTTATCGCCATCCATAATGCGCTTGAAAACCTTGTTCATGCCAGATCCACCAAGCACGATCATGCCCTTATCGCGGCCGGCTTGGCTGATGGCCTCGATGGCGCCGAGGGCGGCATCGTCATCGCCCGCCCACACGCCATCGATTTGGGGGAAGCGCTGGAGATAGTCCTGCATCACCTCGAAGCCCTTGTCCGGATTCCAGTTCGCATACTGCATGTCCAGAACCTGAACGCCCGTGCCATCCAGGGCTTTTTTGAATGCATCAATGCGGATGTTGTCGATCGCGGTGGGAATGCCGCGCATGACGACGACCTTGCCTTTGCCCTTCAGCTTCGTCTTGAAATACTCGGCGGCAATGCGCCCGTACTCGGGATTGTTGCCGCCGACATACAGGTCCTCGATCCCTTCCTCCGACAGGCCACGGTCAACAGTTGTCACGAAGACGCCCTGCTTCTTCGCCTCCTTGACCGGCTCCGTTAACGGATCGGATTCGAAGGGGAGAACGACAAGAGCATTGATTTTTTGAACCGCAACGAGATCCTCGATGTCGTTCACCTGCTTCGTTGCGCTGTCAGCCGTCGTGATCACGAACTCGAGGTCGGGATAGGCCTTCCTCAGGGCGTCCACAGTGCGCTTGGTGTGGTAATTCAAGCCACCTGTCCAGCCGTGAGTTGCGGCCGGAATGGAGACGCCGATCTTCGCCTTCTCTGCCAGTGCTATGGATGATGAAGCCGCGACCGTCGCTAGGGCCATGGCGCCGATACCTAGAAATGAACGTAGGCTTGATAACATATCTTCCTCTCTTCGGGTAAACTGCTGAGCCTTGTTATCGGGCCGCTCGTCCCTTCTGCATGAGAACAGCCAGAATAATGATCGCGCCCTGGATGGAGCCGTTCAGATGCGGACTGAACCAAGACGTGAGATTGAGAATGTTCTGGATTAGGCCGAGGATGAGGACGCCGACGATGGTTCCCCAAATCCTCCCATAGCCCCCCGACAGAACCGTTCCACCGATGATGACGGCCGCGATGGCTTCGAGCTCCCAAAGGACACCGGTGGATGGCGTCGCCGCGCCAAGACGTGGCACGTAAATAAGAGTCGCCACGGCCACGCACAGCCCTTGGAGAATGTAGGTTGCAATCCGGACTCGGCTTACATTGATGGCCGAATACTTGGCGACCGCGGCATTGGAACCGATGGCGGCACAGTGGCGGCCAAAGCGGGTGCGCCAGAGAACGAACTCACCAACGATGGCCAGGATGGCCAAGGCAATGATCGGATAGGCGATCCCGAACAGGGTTCCGTAGTAGATCGGTCTTGCCGTCGAACGAAGACCCGATTCCAGGGAGATCGCGCCGCCATTTGAAAGGTAGGTCAAAAGGGAACGAAAGATCCCCATCGTGCCGAGCGTGACAATGAAGGCTTCAATGCGCCACCGGGTGATCAACACGCCATTGACGAGCCCTGCCATCGTTCCCAGGAGCAGCGCGAACAGAATGCCGGCCAGCACGGTGACCCAACCTGTGCCGAGCGTCGGGGCAACAGCGTTCATGAACATGATCATGAGGCCTGCAACGAGCGCCGACATGGCGCCGACGGACAGGTCGAGACCGCCGGCCGTGATCACGAACGTCGTTCCGATCGCAATGATGCCAATGAGCGCGCTGCGTGTCAGCACATTGCTGATATTTGCCGAACTCAGGAATGATTCATTGATGAGTCCGCCGATGAGCAGCAATGCGGCCAACGCGATCAACGGGCCAAAGGATGTCAGATGATCACTGATCCTGTACCGGCCGCTTGTGGCAGGAAGCTTGTTTGGAACGGCAATCGTATCAGACATGGATCGGTGCCTCCTTCAGGCCCACGGCATACCGGACGATTTCGTCCTCGTTCATTGCGTCGCCTGCCACCTCGCCGACGATGCGGCCCTGACGCATGATCATCACCCTGTGGCTAAGACCGATGATTTCCTGCATCTCTGACGAGATCACCACGCAGGCTTTCCCTGCAGCAGCAAGCGATTGAATCAGACGGTAGATTTGCTG
Protein-coding regions in this window:
- a CDS encoding Gfo/Idh/MocA family oxidoreductase, coding for MSIGVGVIGAGVMGSDHARLIRSHVSGAHLVAVADADPARAREAAGDALVETDPLKLIDSSDIQAVIIASPDHTHGDFVLAAIHAGKHVLCEKPLAATSEDCLRIVDAERAAGRKLVHTGYMRRYDPTYRELKATLQAGALGKIRILHNQHRNRAAPDWFTADMAVTNSFVHEIDISRWLLGTEFKAVTVVAFTSDRSEAAADPLLITLEAENGAIVSTEVFLNAGYGYHVHAEAVCERGGARMGQPALTSVLYEGSDRAAFPANWIPRFADAYRLQDQAWVNAIHAGSLDDNASSSWDGYMASYIAEKTLEALKTGRRTELQVPQQSG
- a CDS encoding Gfo/Idh/MocA family protein, which encodes MKKVRYAVVGAGWISQEAFMPSVDQTGNSVITAIVTGSRANALKLADFYGIEHVFGYDQYEEMLGTGVVDAVYIALPNSMHADYAIRAANAGVHVLVEKPLATSVAECEAMIAAADRSGAKLMTAYRLHYEPGTVEALEAIRRGDIGDPRVFISVFSFQSAESNHRLKGEHWGGPLQDIGVYCLNAARHVFNSEPCEAVAIGGHGDKDLRFAEVEETICATLRFPGDRIATFVASFGAAPLDMYRVIGSKGELEMSPGFKFETATRMRLTRDGQVTERSFPQVDHFSGQVAYFSDCILQDKPPEADGQEGLADVRALLAIEAAARTGQSQRIESPPSLSQVVQSAVRAFPPVERRLVL
- a CDS encoding SDR family NAD(P)-dependent oxidoreductase, whose amino-acid sequence is MVATYSDLKNKVVLVTGGGSGIGEAIVRRFADQGCKVAFIDIATEPSVKLAGELSERGLSVRFEHADLTDISALQSAVARVRESLGPVEILINNAAHDERHPTPDVTSEYWDDRFAVNLKHQFFAAQAVLPDMQAASAGVIINFGSFSWMIGQGGMAAYTAAKSAILGLTRSLARDYGLYNIRVNAIAPGWIMTQRQLEKWLTPEAERELMQRQCLKRKLVPDEIARFTVFLASDEASACTNQQYVVDGGWS
- a CDS encoding PaaI family thioesterase — its product is MSESLINNPFIDLLGVQHEHWEDGYIRTRLDLRPDHQNRSGVVHGGILTTLLDHVGSFSGLYCTTPAHARFCVTLSLTCNFVGQSRSGSIVATGRRTAGGRNIYFAQSEILDLNGSVLATGTSVHRYRKGSENPQGVPVNLSDLHPSS
- a CDS encoding sugar-binding protein; translated protein: MKVLAYSVAAVALLATAAGAQAQGKKYTLALVPKNMNNPFFDQARDGCKKAEKELNGAIECLYIGPGEHGGGEEQVQVINDLIAKKVDGIAVSPANAAAVGKALEGAKKAGIPVLTWDSDLLEKDKGLRAAYVGTYNYDIGVNLAKLAQQIKPKGGTLCIQSGGAAAANHNERMQGIRDTLSGAKSTAAPGTKLTGQNGWTEVAGCPLYTNDDFPLAVQQMEDTLGKNPKLDAFIPTGGFPQFIPQAYRKVAEKYKARIDDGSLALVVADTLPAQMDLLKAGLSKGQVGQRPFEMGYKSMMFLKDMKDGKPAPKDPTYTGLDVCTPQNATSCVGSGT
- a CDS encoding ABC transporter permease, which produces MSTTQLPTTPSSVEIEDITGLKERSLSHKLFASQPFWVTVALVVMCAVMTWDQPDAFASADNFYNITRNFAFVGIMAIGMTAVILTGGIDLSVGSIMGLVGVICGLVLQAEGHWGIAVLAGLAAGALAGAVNGVLVAYVGLPAFVVTLGMLSIARSLAIVLSENKMIYEFGPYGDTFIAIGGGAILGVANPVWVLMILALIFGFILNFTSWGNYLYAIGSNENAARLTGVPTRRIKLQAYIVSGLTAALASVLIVGWQGSAINALGQGYELRVIASTVIGGADLMGGHGSAYGAVIGAALIEVIRNSLLMAGVDANWQGAFVGLFIVLAVLLQRIRGKRSA
- a CDS encoding ATP-binding cassette domain-containing protein; this translates as MPLLELNGIAKHFGAIEALKGVDLTIEPGEAVGLMGDNGAGKSTLVRVIAGNFRPSEGEIRINGQVQHFHKPVDARVAGVEVVYQDLALCDNLTAAANVFLGRELKRQIGPLKILDYPAMYAKAAELFKELKSETRPRDLVKQMSGGQRQAVAIARTRLADAKLVLMDEPTAAISVRQVAEVLDLIHRLKDRGIAVVLISHRMPDVFAVCDRVVVMRRGRKVADKAITSSSPEEVTGLITGAIHVA
- a CDS encoding substrate-binding domain-containing protein; protein product: MALATVAASSSIALAEKAKIGVSIPAATHGWTGGLNYHTKRTVDALRKAYPDLEFVITTADSATKQVNDIEDLVAVQKINALVVLPFESDPLTEPVKEAKKQGVFVTTVDRGLSEEGIEDLYVGGNNPEYGRIAAEYFKTKLKGKGKVVVMRGIPTAIDNIRIDAFKKALDGTGVQVLDMQYANWNPDKGFEVMQDYLQRFPQIDGVWAGDDDAALGAIEAISQAGRDKGMIVLGGSGMNKVFKRIMDGDKLIDADIFYPPTLIIPAIGATAMKFATGAPVSGRWVLGSPLITKENAEQYYFPESPY
- a CDS encoding ABC transporter permease, producing the protein MSDTIAVPNKLPATSGRYRISDHLTSFGPLIALAALLLIGGLINESFLSSANISNVLTRSALIGIIAIGTTFVITAGGLDLSVGAMSALVAGLMIMFMNAVAPTLGTGWVTVLAGILFALLLGTMAGLVNGVLITRWRIEAFIVTLGTMGIFRSLLTYLSNGGAISLESGLRSTARPIYYGTLFGIAYPIIALAILAIVGEFVLWRTRFGRHCAAIGSNAAVAKYSAINVSRVRIATYILQGLCVAVATLIYVPRLGAATPSTGVLWELEAIAAVIIGGTVLSGGYGRIWGTIVGVLILGLIQNILNLTSWFSPHLNGSIQGAIIILAVLMQKGRAAR